The following proteins are co-located in the Roseofilum reptotaenium CS-1145 genome:
- a CDS encoding sulfotransferase family protein, translating into MTLPNFLLIGAAKSGTSSLYYYLKQHPQVYMPASRDQKEPDFFTLEGEDINRIGPNGNHVMTNAITDLDSYQELFAGVTDEKAIGEASTSYIYSEKAVQRIHHYIPDAKLIAILRQPAERAFSHFLFSLSNGREPVPDFVKTLKEEEDRIAKNWSFQWHHKRRGFYYVQLKRYFDTFDAKQIRVYLYDDLIADPTGLMKEVFQFLEVDDNFVPNVSKKHNPTRVPKNQTVNTLLNRPNPVKAVVKTLLPMKFRKSIADRLKQQNLGKPKLSPKLRKELTEEYREDILKLQELIGRDLSKWLEG; encoded by the coding sequence ATGACCCTACCTAACTTTTTATTGATTGGCGCAGCTAAATCAGGAACATCTTCTTTATATTACTACCTTAAGCAGCATCCACAAGTCTATATGCCAGCGTCTAGGGATCAAAAAGAACCTGATTTTTTTACTCTAGAAGGAGAAGATATTAATCGTATTGGCCCCAATGGCAATCATGTGATGACGAATGCTATTACTGATTTGGACAGCTATCAAGAGTTGTTTGCAGGGGTAACCGATGAGAAAGCTATAGGAGAAGCATCTACGTCATATATTTACAGTGAAAAAGCAGTTCAAAGAATTCATCATTATATTCCTGATGCCAAGTTAATTGCAATTCTCCGCCAGCCAGCAGAACGAGCATTTTCACATTTTTTATTTTCTTTGAGTAATGGGAGAGAACCGGTTCCAGATTTTGTTAAAACTCTGAAAGAAGAAGAGGATAGGATTGCCAAAAATTGGAGCTTTCAATGGCATCATAAACGCCGGGGATTTTACTATGTTCAGTTGAAGCGATACTTCGATACTTTCGATGCGAAGCAAATTCGAGTGTATCTGTATGACGATTTGATTGCAGATCCAACTGGACTGATGAAAGAGGTTTTCCAATTTTTAGAAGTAGATGATAATTTTGTTCCTAATGTGAGCAAGAAACATAACCCTACTCGTGTTCCCAAGAATCAGACAGTTAATACTCTGCTGAATCGACCGAATCCTGTTAAAGCAGTAGTCAAAACCCTGTTACCGATGAAGTTTCGTAAAAGCATTGCTGATAGGCTGAAACAGCAAAATTTAGGGAAGCCTAAATTATCTCCCAAGCTACGCAAGGAACTAACAGAAGAGTATCGGGAGGATATTCTGAAGCTTCAAGAGTTGATTGGACGAGATTTATCGAAGTGGTTGGAGGGTTGA
- a CDS encoding Npun_R2821/Npun_R2822 family protein, whose protein sequence is MNQGIYIVANNKVKENAIALLNSIRMYDSSITVYMIPFNEDYQETAQILAEKHNVRVFPDLNLVQEFTIKISEIFDRDFLALPNKMRKLVAWFGPLDDFLYIDTDIIVFERMSDILSYLPKYGFICCDYHHSGRGLNDIFSPLVKDNKIFTGEELQDVFNSGFWASKKTAISQEQMYRLLQECSQHREYFDFSSQVTDQPILNYLVLKSIPKRLNLVKLPEGVPGSWAGSAHFEEKDHILYDKGKRLMYLHWAGSPMRQGGPYRELWRYYRYLGDPNPPADPPAPKAEPQWRQKLRNLKKTILG, encoded by the coding sequence ATGAACCAAGGAATTTATATTGTAGCGAATAATAAAGTGAAAGAGAATGCGATCGCCCTCTTAAACAGTATTCGCATGTACGATTCTAGTATTACTGTTTACATGATCCCCTTCAATGAAGATTATCAGGAAACCGCGCAAATCCTTGCAGAGAAACATAATGTTCGCGTTTTTCCTGATTTAAATCTTGTACAAGAATTTACAATAAAAATTTCTGAGATATTCGATCGCGATTTTCTGGCATTACCCAATAAAATGCGAAAGCTCGTCGCCTGGTTCGGCCCCCTAGATGACTTTCTGTATATCGATACTGATATCATTGTCTTTGAAAGGATGTCTGATATCCTATCTTACCTACCAAAATATGGATTTATTTGTTGTGATTATCATCACTCTGGTCGAGGATTAAATGATATTTTCTCGCCCTTAGTTAAAGACAACAAGATCTTTACGGGTGAAGAATTACAAGATGTGTTCAATAGTGGGTTTTGGGCCTCTAAAAAAACCGCCATTTCTCAAGAGCAGATGTATAGACTCCTGCAAGAGTGTAGCCAACATCGAGAATACTTTGATTTTTCCTCCCAAGTCACGGACCAACCCATTCTCAACTACCTGGTTCTAAAATCAATTCCCAAACGTTTAAACTTGGTGAAGCTACCAGAAGGAGTACCGGGAAGTTGGGCAGGATCGGCACATTTTGAAGAAAAAGACCATATTTTATATGATAAAGGGAAGCGATTAATGTATCTTCATTGGGCGGGAAGTCCCATGAGACAGGGTGGTCCTTATAGAGAGTTATGGAGATACTACCGTTATCTCGGCGATCCCAATCCTCCGGCTGACCCTCCAGCGCCTAAAGCTGAACCGCAATGGAGACAGAAACTGAGAAACCTTAAGAAAACGATCCTCGGT
- a CDS encoding sulfotransferase family protein, which yields MSKRKVLFIIGAGHCGSSLLALILGSHPQCFSAGELGNLPNRYRKGLYLDCVNCNSDFWDRTFGDSGLKQLSIGLGDTRVTPYIPLKLEKNIREFLGTDRVFKPYTFMLAQLGKEVIIDASKYWVWVDRKTKAKEFTVGEVEAYLLNLVRDGRAIVNSYLRKYPQRDMATFTQNWMDKTKRRQEFYQSFDRGKKIEVAYEQLASDPHVTVQKICEFLEIEFTPDMIEYWKYDHHDISGNDGTYSLVRRYQQQEMLDKVKETHGEYYEKIDLGIKLDLRWKKELSKEKLDIFNSIAGEFNQPYVWD from the coding sequence ATGAGTAAGAGAAAAGTTTTATTTATTATTGGAGCCGGTCACTGTGGTTCCAGTCTACTTGCTCTTATATTAGGGAGTCATCCTCAATGCTTTTCGGCTGGAGAGTTAGGTAACTTGCCGAATCGTTACAGAAAAGGACTGTATCTTGATTGTGTGAACTGTAATTCTGATTTTTGGGATCGAACATTTGGAGACTCAGGTCTGAAACAGTTATCCATTGGATTGGGTGATACTCGCGTCACTCCTTATATCCCCCTAAAGTTAGAGAAAAATATTCGTGAGTTCTTAGGGACAGATCGAGTGTTTAAGCCGTACACCTTCATGTTGGCGCAATTGGGTAAAGAAGTCATTATCGATGCTAGTAAATATTGGGTTTGGGTAGATAGAAAGACGAAAGCCAAAGAGTTTACAGTAGGTGAAGTTGAAGCATACTTGTTAAATTTAGTCAGAGATGGCCGCGCTATTGTCAATTCATATCTAAGGAAATATCCTCAAAGAGACATGGCTACTTTCACTCAAAATTGGATGGACAAAACAAAACGGAGACAAGAGTTTTACCAATCTTTTGACCGAGGGAAGAAAATTGAAGTGGCTTATGAACAGTTAGCAAGCGATCCTCACGTAACAGTCCAGAAGATTTGTGAGTTTCTGGAGATAGAGTTTACGCCAGATATGATTGAATATTGGAAATACGATCATCATGACATTTCCGGGAATGATGGAACTTACTCTCTAGTGAGGCGTTATCAACAGCAAGAAATGCTAGATAAGGTGAAAGAGACTCATGGTGAGTATTATGAAAAGATTGATTTAGGAATCAAATTGGATTTGCGATGGAAAAAAGAGTTGTCAAAAGAAAAACTCGATATTTTTAATTCAATTGCTGGTGAATTCAATCAACCCTATGTATGGGATTAG
- a CDS encoding Npun_R2821/Npun_R2822 family protein, with product MTHGIYTSANDVVYDQLVALLNSIEVNVGADTPVCVIAYDDRLDRVKAEISRRKNVELLNDPDIFAPWEEFSYEVWKAHPNVLQQWESQGIQGVRRIGMNRRYCAFDPKSPFEKFVYFDADVLVLNSLDFVFEELNHHDFVVYDFQYKDPSHIYNVESSKLFQIFPQERIHREIFCAGFYGSKRGLLSVEQRNELVTYLQAGEAEILYPSAPNQSVLNYMTMRSGLDIYNFSLHLPKEQITGCSVTSPHFMERDHLLYDKEAQLTYLHYIGLSSKVFTRLCAGENLDFPYRELFLHYRYLHEPENRPQFVGKPKPYNPPPTFMQKVFRKLGLKKSRK from the coding sequence ATGACTCATGGAATCTATACATCTGCTAATGATGTAGTTTACGATCAACTGGTTGCACTGCTAAACAGTATAGAAGTCAATGTTGGTGCTGATACACCCGTCTGTGTTATTGCTTATGACGATCGCCTAGATCGCGTCAAAGCAGAAATTAGTCGAAGAAAAAATGTAGAATTACTCAACGATCCAGATATCTTTGCTCCTTGGGAAGAATTTTCCTACGAGGTCTGGAAAGCTCATCCTAATGTCCTACAACAGTGGGAATCCCAGGGCATTCAGGGAGTTCGTCGTATCGGAATGAACCGTCGCTACTGTGCGTTTGACCCAAAAAGTCCGTTTGAAAAATTTGTCTACTTTGATGCTGATGTATTGGTTCTCAACTCCCTAGATTTCGTCTTTGAGGAACTTAATCATCATGATTTTGTTGTCTATGATTTCCAGTATAAAGACCCCTCTCATATTTATAATGTAGAGAGTTCCAAACTATTTCAAATCTTCCCCCAAGAACGAATTCATCGAGAGATTTTCTGTGCTGGATTTTATGGATCCAAACGAGGATTATTATCGGTTGAGCAAAGAAATGAACTGGTTACTTACCTGCAAGCTGGAGAAGCTGAAATTTTATACCCATCAGCCCCTAATCAATCTGTTCTTAATTATATGACCATGCGATCGGGTTTGGACATTTACAACTTTTCCCTACACCTCCCGAAAGAACAGATCACCGGATGTTCCGTCACTTCTCCTCACTTTATGGAACGGGATCATTTGCTCTATGATAAAGAGGCACAGTTAACATACCTGCACTATATTGGGCTTTCTTCTAAGGTATTTACTCGTCTGTGTGCTGGGGAAAACTTAGATTTTCCCTATCGAGAACTATTCTTACACTATCGCTATTTGCACGAACCTGAAAATCGACCACAGTTTGTTGGTAAACCTAAACCCTATAACCCCCCTCCCACATTTATGCAGAAAGTATTTCGTAAATTAGGACTTAAAAAATCTAGGAAATAA
- a CDS encoding glycosyltransferase family 1 protein gives MKKIKAWVKQTLPNLQTLYKKITAKTWSPHSIVYYTGNHHEGLTPNSLKTGASGSHAAVIYLAREWVKLGHQVRVYSNCGDQEGLYDGVEYVNYYKFNWCDRFDTVIIWRHSTLLQYPINAKNLWLDWHDTLGPAKAFTTERLEPFDKIFSKSHYQRRLLPQFNDDKFVVINNGVSEEISPLYNTPKTPYKLIYGSRYYRGLEYMLTYGWPIIKQEIPEAELHLFYGFTKRDNHPKHSEWRKKMIDLINQPGVFDRGRVSQDKILEEKAKSLIHYYGCTYPEIDCISVRESAMVGCIPVMTDLAALGEKPYGIKVSGDPESQETQEAIAYQVIDLMRADPEKLQLIREQFQQLAQEETWAKVAPIWLKNQ, from the coding sequence ATGAAAAAAATCAAAGCATGGGTTAAGCAAACACTCCCTAATCTTCAGACTCTTTATAAGAAGATAACTGCTAAAACATGGTCTCCTCATTCAATTGTTTATTATACCGGAAACCACCATGAGGGATTAACTCCAAATAGCTTGAAAACTGGCGCAAGTGGTTCTCATGCGGCTGTTATTTATCTGGCCAGAGAATGGGTGAAGTTAGGACATCAAGTCAGGGTGTATAGCAATTGTGGAGATCAAGAGGGACTTTATGATGGGGTAGAATATGTCAACTATTATAAATTCAATTGGTGCGATCGCTTTGATACTGTGATTATTTGGAGACATTCTACCTTACTACAGTATCCCATTAACGCCAAGAACCTTTGGTTAGATTGGCATGATACTCTAGGCCCAGCCAAAGCTTTTACAACAGAACGATTAGAACCCTTTGATAAAATATTTTCTAAGAGCCATTATCAACGCCGATTATTGCCCCAGTTTAATGATGATAAATTTGTGGTCATTAACAATGGAGTGAGTGAAGAAATTAGCCCGTTATACAATACGCCTAAAACCCCCTATAAATTAATCTATGGCTCGCGCTACTATCGAGGACTAGAGTATATGCTAACTTACGGATGGCCGATTATTAAACAAGAAATCCCTGAAGCAGAACTTCACCTATTCTATGGATTTACCAAGCGAGATAATCACCCTAAACACTCAGAGTGGAGAAAAAAAATGATCGATCTAATAAATCAGCCTGGTGTGTTTGATCGTGGCCGTGTTTCTCAAGATAAGATTCTAGAGGAAAAAGCAAAATCATTGATTCATTATTATGGTTGTACCTATCCAGAAATTGATTGTATTTCTGTTCGTGAATCAGCAATGGTGGGCTGTATTCCAGTCATGACTGATTTAGCGGCTTTAGGTGAAAAACCTTATGGCATAAAGGTTTCTGGAGATCCAGAATCTCAGGAAACGCAAGAAGCAATAGCCTATCAAGTAATTGATTTAATGCGGGCAGACCCGGAAAAATTGCAGTTAATTCGCGAACAGTTTCAGCAATTGGCTCAAGAAGAGACCTGGGCAAAAGTTGCGCCTATTTGGTTGAAAAATCAGTAG
- a CDS encoding glycosyltransferase family 1 protein — protein sequence MNIYQKILGKVKSQIKLINQGLKSKLWPDKSIVYYTGDTNYEWSPESLKTGLGGADARIVYLSREWIKLGYSVTVYNNCGSQQGLYDGVQYYHHTQFNPCDSFDTLIMWQFAWRIKFPIKAKRVWLDLGSVLLPEEVTYEKLKGYDKVFCKNLFHRSLLPEIPDRQIAIVPNGFDSSFLKFCGQLKDPYKIIYASNYIRGLERMLEFGWPLIHQEIPEAKLHIYYGWPRQIKEDWKQKMETLMQQPGVIEHGKVGREQLMAEKATSNINYYGCTFEELDCNTVRESALVGAVPVTTDYAGLKDKEYCVKVPGNPYTKETQEAVAWKIIELMRNPSELQEIRERFSDLVKNETWEQVAQFWLNEQ from the coding sequence ATGAACATCTATCAAAAAATACTTGGGAAAGTAAAGTCACAAATAAAACTCATAAACCAGGGCTTAAAATCTAAACTATGGCCAGATAAGTCTATTGTATACTATACGGGAGATACTAATTATGAATGGTCTCCAGAAAGTCTAAAAACGGGATTAGGAGGTGCAGATGCCCGCATTGTCTATTTATCTCGTGAATGGATTAAATTAGGTTATTCTGTTACTGTCTATAATAATTGTGGATCTCAACAAGGATTGTATGATGGAGTCCAGTATTATCACCACACTCAATTCAATCCTTGCGATTCTTTTGATACACTCATTATGTGGCAGTTTGCCTGGCGAATTAAATTCCCGATCAAAGCAAAACGGGTTTGGCTCGATTTAGGTTCTGTTCTCTTACCAGAAGAAGTGACCTATGAAAAACTAAAAGGCTATGATAAAGTATTCTGTAAAAATTTATTCCATCGATCCTTATTACCAGAAATTCCAGATCGCCAAATTGCGATTGTCCCCAATGGATTCGATTCTTCCTTCCTTAAATTTTGTGGACAACTCAAAGATCCCTATAAAATCATCTACGCATCCAATTATATCCGAGGTCTAGAAAGAATGTTAGAATTCGGCTGGCCCTTAATTCACCAAGAAATTCCTGAAGCCAAACTTCATATTTACTACGGTTGGCCGAGACAAATCAAAGAAGATTGGAAACAGAAAATGGAAACATTGATGCAACAACCGGGCGTAATTGAACATGGAAAGGTAGGTCGCGAACAGCTTATGGCCGAGAAAGCTACTTCTAATATTAATTATTATGGATGTACTTTTGAAGAGCTTGATTGTAATACAGTGCGAGAATCGGCCCTAGTGGGTGCTGTCCCCGTAACGACGGATTATGCTGGACTGAAAGATAAAGAATATTGTGTTAAAGTACCAGGTAATCCTTATACGAAAGAAACCCAAGAAGCAGTAGCTTGGAAAATTATAGAACTGATGCGAAATCCTTCAGAACTGCAAGAGATCCGCGAACGGTTTTCCGATCTAGTTAAAAATGAGACTTGGGAACAAGTTGCCCAATTCTGGTTAAATGAACAATAG
- a CDS encoding sulfotransferase family protein has product MKKKVIFIMGIGRSGSTLVELMLGSHPKAFSLGEISKLPEILGKTQQNWAWASPGSTFWQDKFTETELRQLASGLSDHRLHQYLPLKVERTVREWLGNDQILNPYTILFSKTKADILTDSSKTVHWISNKLKAREFRQQEIDAYLVYNVRDGRAVLNSYLRLKKDTVEEISNRWVTLLKEYHEFYNQFPENKKVTVRYEELVSNPQEVIKSLCDWLNLEFSPDMVEYWKHDHHHIVGSRGTSALIAKYRGQTSRNLDSHGDYYQDPEFRIKLDLRWKNELSPENLQVFNAIAGNLNKPYEWD; this is encoded by the coding sequence ATGAAAAAGAAAGTTATCTTCATAATGGGCATTGGTCGTTCAGGATCAACCCTAGTGGAACTAATGCTTGGCAGCCATCCTAAAGCTTTCTCATTAGGTGAAATTAGTAAATTACCTGAAATTCTAGGAAAAACACAACAAAACTGGGCTTGGGCTTCACCAGGTAGCACCTTTTGGCAAGATAAATTCACTGAAACGGAATTAAGGCAGTTAGCATCTGGATTATCAGATCACCGATTACATCAGTATCTCCCTTTGAAAGTTGAGAGAACAGTTCGAGAATGGCTAGGTAACGATCAAATACTGAATCCCTACACTATACTCTTTTCTAAAACAAAAGCTGACATTCTAACTGATTCTAGTAAAACGGTTCATTGGATATCTAATAAACTTAAAGCGAGAGAATTTAGACAGCAGGAGATTGACGCTTATTTGGTATATAATGTTCGTGATGGCCGAGCCGTGCTGAATTCTTATCTACGACTCAAAAAAGATACAGTAGAAGAAATAAGTAACAGATGGGTTACGCTTTTGAAGGAATACCACGAGTTTTATAATCAGTTTCCAGAGAATAAGAAAGTAACCGTTCGCTATGAAGAACTAGTAAGTAATCCCCAAGAAGTTATCAAATCGCTCTGTGATTGGCTAAACCTTGAATTTAGTCCAGATATGGTTGAATATTGGAAGCACGATCATCATCATATTGTGGGAAGTCGGGGCACAAGTGCTTTAATTGCTAAGTATAGAGGACAAACCTCACGAAACCTAGATAGTCATGGCGATTATTATCAAGATCCGGAATTCAGAATCAAATTAGATTTGCGTTGGAAAAATGAATTATCTCCAGAAAATTTGCAAGTATTTAATGCTATTGCTGGAAATTTGAATAAACCCTATGAGTGGGATTAG